In Falco biarmicus isolate bFalBia1 chromosome 6, bFalBia1.pri, whole genome shotgun sequence, the following are encoded in one genomic region:
- the LOC130151420 gene encoding uncharacterized protein LOC130151420, translating to MYNTQLPEPSPFISSPPPIASPPPIASPPPIASPPPIASPPPIASPPPIASPPPIASPPPIASPPPIASPPPIASPPPIASPPPIASPPPIASPPPIASPPPIASPPPIASPPPIASPPPIASPPPIASPPPIASPPPIASPPPIASPPPVVGLLDLCCLVFNAWVSNRRGTEALTVSLLTYSVHWAYIAGKFFALNAFPSDKKRSVPLHALLEQPVVSLLRGPFLS from the exons ATGTATAATACACAATTG CCTGAGCCATCTCCCTTCATCAGTTCCCCTCCACCTATAGCTTCCCCTCCACCTATAGCTTCCCCTCCACCTATAGCTTCCCCTCCACCTATAGCTTCCCCTCCACCTATAGCTTCCCCTCCACCTATAGCTTCCCCTCCACCTATAGCTTCCCCTCCACCTATAGCTTCCCCTCCACCTATAGCTTCCCCTCCACCTATAGCTTCCCCTCCACCTATAGCTTCCCCTCCACCTATAGCTTCCCCTCCACCTATAGCTTCCCCTCCACCTATAGCTTCCCCTCCACCTATAGCTTCCCCTCCACCTATAGCTTCCCCTCCACCTATAGCTTCCCCTCCACCTATAGCTTCCCCTCCACCTATAGCTTCCCCTCCACCTATAGCTTCCCCTCCACCTATAGCTTCCCCTCCACCTATAGCTTCCCCTCCACCAGTTGTGGGGCTGTTGGATCTCTGCTGCCTGGTTTTCAATGCCTGGGTCTCAAACAGGAG gggaacAGAAGCATTAACAGTCTCGCTGCTCACGTATTCAGTCCACTGGGCTTACATTGCTGGAAAGTTCTTTGCCCTGAACGCTTTTCCTTCTGACAAGAAACGGAGTGTTCCTCTTCACGCACTGCTGGAACAACCTGTAGTGAGTTTGCTGCGTGGACCCTTCCTCAGCTAA